The sequence CACCCTCTTCGCAATGCCAGGTGTGTGATCAATGACACCAATGACTTCAAAGTCTTCGCTCCGATCCAGTACCGGCAAATGCCTGTGGAGCGCCACCCATCCCAAGCCAACTGCTGCTACCCGTATCTTTTTTAGAGGCACAGCGTCCTCAGACGATTCTGAATACTTTGCCGAAGCAGGTTCGCGCGAACAGCACTAGTTGTCTGTATGAGCATCTGTGCCCTTTGTTGCCTCGATTAGCAAACAGCCACAAACAGAGTTGGTGCTCTTGAAACCGAAATCCATGACGGCCGCAACGGATTTTGCGATTACACGTGGTAGTGTCAGCGCAGAATTACGGATACCGAGTCTCCTCTGCAGTTCGATCGGCTGTTTCCTCTTCCGCACGAACTGATAGAGAATCCCACTGGTAAGGCGCGCGATCAATTCCCATCTACGCAATTGGTCTCGACTTAAATAACCGTGGTGGTGGATTATGTTTAATCCCCTCGATCCCAAATGGTCAGACCAGTCTCCTATGCCCCAATATCGCAAATGGGCACACCGCTCGTCAGTGTCACGGAGGTATGATTCGCGTTTTCCAAATAGGGGTCCTTTTAGACAGTCGTGAAAATCCGGCCCCGGAACGGTGAATAGGAAACGACCGCCACACCGAAGTACACGCGCAATCTCCGACAAGGAGAGATGGATGTTCTCTAGGTGTTCGAGAACTGAATTCGAAAACACAAAATCAAAAGTGCTATTTTCAAAAGGTAGGCTGTTGGCTGTGCCCGTCAATACTTGGCG comes from Terriglobales bacterium and encodes:
- a CDS encoding class I SAM-dependent methyltransferase; translation: MGNRKQLLAEFMMQAPSQPATNYWRAVEIEEVIRYGLPCGIGLDLGCGDGHLTSILIGHVGSRNLVGIDIDAKESSIARKRGIYRQVLTGTANSLPFENSTFDFVFSNSVLEHLENIHLSLSEIARVLRCGGRFLFTVPGPDFHDCLKGPLFGKRESYLRDTDERCAHLRYWGIGDWSDHLGSRGLNIIHHHGYLSRDQLRRWELIARLTSGILYQFVRKRKQPIELQRRLGIRNSALTLPRVIAKSVAAVMDFGFKSTNSVCGCLLIEATKGTDAHTDN